In Candidatus Schekmanbacteria bacterium RIFCSPLOWO2_02_FULL_38_14, a single genomic region encodes these proteins:
- a CDS encoding glutamate--cysteine ligase, with amino-acid sequence MNIIPVLHNLLTKEANRVKEWIKFHSKKVQLPIYSSHDIRNSGFKVAPVDANLFPGGFNNLCRNSKKMSSKYFKDYISRYFSGTRKVLILAEEHTRNKFYLENLHSLSLILEKAGFESRIGVLKGDFDDKKNLETADKNEITVYRINIKGKTLSAGEFIPNLIIDNNDFSEGEPVVLHSIHQPIIPSIELGWFKRKKSNHLQFYNNLIEEFSLKFKIDKWFLSEFYESVDDIDFTKKSDFEKAAEKIDKVLSFVNGKYEEYGIKEKPFVFIKNNSGTYGIAVMSAESSYDFIHMNRETKNKMSFGKNKVPVKSLIIQEGIPTIDKVEGFVAEPLIYFVGAKPVGGFFRMNTERTTKENLNTRGMFFESDNLCPMSSDTFGNAVKSNVSVENIKVYEFIAMVSTLAQGYEIAAV; translated from the coding sequence GTGAATATTATCCCTGTGTTGCATAACCTGCTGACAAAAGAGGCTAACCGTGTTAAAGAATGGATTAAGTTCCACTCAAAAAAAGTTCAGCTCCCTATTTATTCTTCCCACGACATAAGAAACAGCGGGTTTAAAGTTGCACCTGTTGATGCAAACCTGTTTCCTGGAGGATTTAACAACCTTTGCAGGAACAGCAAAAAAATGAGCAGCAAGTATTTTAAAGATTATATTAGCAGATATTTTTCAGGCACGAGGAAAGTATTAATTCTTGCTGAAGAGCATACAAGGAATAAATTCTATCTTGAAAACCTTCACTCATTAAGCCTGATTCTTGAAAAAGCCGGGTTTGAATCAAGAATAGGAGTTTTAAAAGGAGATTTTGATGACAAAAAGAATTTAGAAACAGCTGATAAGAATGAAATAACAGTTTATAGGATTAATATAAAAGGAAAAACCCTGTCTGCGGGAGAATTCATCCCTAATTTGATAATTGATAACAATGACTTTTCTGAAGGAGAGCCTGTTGTATTGCACAGCATACATCAGCCAATAATACCTTCCATTGAGCTTGGATGGTTCAAGAGAAAAAAGAGCAACCATTTACAATTCTATAATAACCTTATCGAGGAGTTTTCGCTGAAGTTCAAAATAGACAAGTGGTTCCTGTCGGAGTTTTATGAATCTGTTGATGATATTGATTTTACTAAAAAATCAGATTTTGAAAAGGCAGCTGAAAAAATCGACAAAGTTCTTTCTTTTGTTAATGGAAAATATGAAGAATATGGAATAAAAGAAAAACCTTTTGTTTTTATAAAAAATAATTCAGGAACATACGGGATAGCTGTTATGAGTGCTGAAAGCAGCTACGATTTCATTCACATGAACAGGGAAACTAAAAATAAAATGTCTTTTGGGAAAAACAAAGTTCCGGTAAAAAGTCTTATAATTCAGGAAGGAATTCCAACAATTGATAAAGTGGAAGGGTTTGTTGCAGAGCCTCTTATATATTTTGTTGGTGCAAAACCTGTTGGAGGTTTTTTCAGAATGAATACTGAAAGAACAACAAAGGAAAATTTAAATACAAGAGGTATGTTTTTTGAATCTGATAATTTATGTCCTATGAGTTCAGATACTTTCGGCAATGCTGTTAAATCAAATGTGTCTGTAGAAAACATAAAAGTCTATGAATTTATTGCCATGGTCTCAACACTTGCTCAGGGTTATGAAATCGCAGCAGTTTAA
- a CDS encoding Fis family transcriptional regulator: MSEIKILIVDDEENICDMLSRLLVKEGFSVVTAKSHKEAAELIQKNDFTLALLDLFMPEVDGIQTLKALHSSKPDTIGIIMTGYATIDSAVEAMKAGAFDYVSKPFNLDEILLIIKRAIEYQRLRGENLLLKSQLKKKYKFESIVGNSEEMIRIFQIIETIADSDSTVIIYGESGTGKELVAKAIHYNSIRRDKCMVPVNCGAIPEGLLESELFGHVKGAFTGAAYSKIGRFEMASGGTIFLDEIGDMSLNLQVKLLRVLQEREFIPVGGTKNVKVDVRVIAATHRDLEKAVEEKIFREDLFYRLNVIPLIIPPLRERKGDTQLLVRHFLDYYNKERGSNIEDFSPEVMKIFSEYNWPGNVRELENMIERLVIFNRNKKIINVSDLPQKFQNKEEKPSASTFKLPEEGLCINTLLSKIENDLILQALNKTGWVKEKAAKLLNLNRTTLVQKIKKRKLENTAS, translated from the coding sequence ATGTCTGAGATAAAAATTCTAATCGTAGATGATGAGGAAAACATCTGTGACATGCTCTCCAGACTTCTGGTAAAAGAAGGATTTTCTGTTGTAACAGCAAAAAGCCATAAAGAAGCTGCTGAGCTCATACAAAAAAATGATTTTACGCTTGCCCTTTTGGACCTTTTTATGCCTGAAGTTGATGGCATCCAAACCCTCAAAGCACTGCATTCTTCGAAACCTGACACAATAGGAATAATAATGACAGGGTACGCGACTATTGATAGTGCTGTCGAGGCTATGAAGGCAGGGGCATTTGATTATGTGTCAAAACCATTCAATCTTGATGAAATTCTTTTAATAATAAAGCGTGCAATTGAATACCAGAGGCTTCGGGGGGAAAACCTTTTACTGAAAAGTCAGCTAAAGAAAAAGTATAAATTTGAAAGCATTGTTGGCAACAGTGAAGAAATGATCAGGATTTTTCAGATAATTGAAACTATTGCTGACAGCGATAGCACTGTAATCATTTATGGAGAAAGTGGAACAGGTAAGGAGTTGGTTGCAAAGGCAATACATTATAATAGCATAAGACGGGATAAATGTATGGTTCCAGTAAACTGCGGTGCTATTCCTGAAGGTCTGCTTGAAAGTGAATTATTCGGACACGTAAAAGGTGCTTTCACAGGGGCAGCATATTCGAAAATTGGCAGGTTTGAGATGGCAAGCGGAGGAACCATATTTCTTGATGAGATAGGGGATATGAGCCTGAATTTACAGGTAAAGCTATTAAGGGTTCTTCAGGAAAGGGAGTTTATTCCTGTCGGAGGAACAAAAAATGTTAAGGTTGATGTAAGAGTTATAGCTGCAACTCACAGGGATTTGGAAAAAGCAGTTGAGGAAAAAATATTTCGCGAAGACCTTTTTTACAGGCTGAATGTCATTCCATTAATAATTCCTCCTCTTAGAGAGAGAAAGGGTGATACCCAGCTTCTTGTAAGGCATTTTCTTGACTATTATAATAAGGAGAGAGGTTCAAACATAGAGGATTTTTCTCCTGAGGTTATGAAAATTTTTTCAGAATATAACTGGCCCGGAAATGTCAGAGAGTTAGAGAACATGATTGAAAGACTGGTAATTTTTAACAGAAACAAAAAGATAATAAACGTTTCTGATTTGCCTCAGAAATTTCAAAACAAAGAAGAAAAACCTTCTGCATCCACCTTTAAACTTCCTGAAGAAGGCCTGTGTATAAATACCCTTTTATCAAAAATAGAAAATGACCTTATACTTCAAGCACTGAACAAAACAGGGTGGGTAAAGGAAAAAGCTGCAAAACTGCTTAACCTCAACAGGACAACGCTTGTTCAAAAAATAAAAAAAAGAAAACTGGAAAACACTGCATCCTGA
- a CDS encoding transcription-repair coupling factor, whose amino-acid sequence MPVEEKTKPPLSDLINAIESGASVADAKGLQVSSKAFLTILIHRLLQKKILILLPSSKIAEPFYNDLIFFSNNLKPFNDKTASDEIFYFPHWETVPYEKSSPYAEISSKRLLVLDSLLNNRAGIVLITPESLLQKFMSKNELKEKFLNIEAGMEIQKEKLLENLLLCGYQDKDIVEEKGDFSSRGCIVDVFTSLIKNPLRIEFFGDEIVSIREFDLYSQKSTNRLKQVKILPAREVFYNPYSSETIVEEFKKYFFDLKDKGESYERILNYLDGKMYFPGIENFNPLFFKNLESFFEYISDDTLIISEEPAQVKEKTDEFYKEICAQWEILKKEGYPSFHPTGLYISPDDIEKSLKKYQQVFFDFLSDTENSKEKSFFSFDIKTISFLGFEGGVDRLKSCLHQIKKFSENNCKVYFVCSNEGYGKRLQKIFREYDAEVVFNPENRIKVDFSEIADFSVPEILTGKISGGFEFESAGLVIISEEEIFGKKITRRFRRSFDSSIFISDFGDISSGDLLVHIDYGVGKFQGIKKFRIDGIEKDFLAIEYLNSEFLYVPVENLNLVQKYIGVQGFVPKLDHLAGKGWERIKEKAKESIRRMAKKLLGIYAKRKVADGYAFSKDDNWMSEFESTFEYEETPHQLRAIEDVKKDMESSKPMDRLICGDVGYGKTEVALRASFKAANESKQVAVLVPTTILAQQHYQTFANRFSPFPIRVEVLSRFCSARKEKEIIEDLKNGKVDIVIGTHRLLSDDIEFKDIGLVIIDEEQRFGVKHKEKLKKFRNEVDVLTLTATPIPRTLQLSLMGIRDMSIIDTPPEDRQPIKTIVTSFNKELIVQAIKREMERGGQIYFVHNRVYSIHGIERLLKNLVTEARIGVAHGQMKKSFLEDVMIRFIKKEYDILLCTSIIESGLDIPAVNTIIINRADRFGLSDLYQLRGRVGRDGHVAYAYLLIPPKAVLTDDSKKRLRVIEELSGLGSGFKIAAHDLEIRGAGNILGEEQSGQILAIGFDLYCKMIEETINEMQDLSTEDKRTRCVINSKIEAYIPENFVEDSRQRITIYKKLSEIGHIVNLEEFKEEIRDRFGDLPEALNALFKISSLRILGNEAMVSKIDVSSKEIRITFSISFKMSPDILIKIISERENHIKFLSENSLVIRNLKDINQLIDFTIKFMEEIIKRRKPEV is encoded by the coding sequence ATGCCGGTCGAAGAAAAAACCAAGCCCCCCCTCAGTGACTTAATAAATGCCATAGAATCCGGAGCCTCAGTTGCAGATGCAAAGGGACTACAGGTTTCTTCAAAGGCATTCCTCACAATATTGATTCACCGATTGCTGCAAAAAAAAATACTCATTCTGCTGCCTTCATCTAAGATTGCTGAACCGTTTTACAACGATTTAATATTCTTTTCAAATAATCTTAAACCCTTTAATGACAAAACGGCTTCAGATGAGATATTTTATTTTCCACACTGGGAAACGGTACCCTATGAAAAGTCATCTCCTTATGCAGAGATATCATCAAAAAGACTCCTTGTTCTGGATAGTTTATTGAACAACAGAGCCGGAATAGTTTTGATAACACCCGAGAGTTTGCTTCAGAAATTTATGAGTAAAAATGAATTAAAAGAAAAGTTTCTGAACATTGAAGCTGGAATGGAAATTCAAAAAGAAAAGCTTTTAGAGAATTTGCTGTTATGCGGTTATCAGGATAAAGACATTGTTGAGGAAAAAGGAGATTTCAGTTCCAGAGGCTGCATAGTCGATGTTTTTACATCACTCATTAAAAATCCATTGAGAATAGAATTTTTTGGAGATGAGATAGTTTCAATAAGAGAATTTGACCTTTATAGTCAAAAATCTACAAACAGGTTGAAACAGGTAAAAATACTTCCGGCAAGAGAAGTTTTTTATAATCCTTATTCAAGCGAAACAATAGTTGAGGAGTTTAAAAAATATTTTTTTGATCTTAAAGACAAAGGAGAATCGTATGAAAGGATTTTAAACTATCTCGACGGGAAAATGTACTTTCCCGGCATAGAAAATTTCAATCCTCTGTTTTTTAAAAACCTTGAGAGTTTTTTTGAATATATTTCTGATGATACGCTTATTATTTCAGAGGAGCCGGCGCAGGTAAAAGAAAAAACTGATGAATTTTATAAAGAGATATGCGCACAATGGGAAATATTAAAAAAAGAGGGATATCCTTCCTTCCATCCGACAGGGCTTTATATATCCCCTGATGATATAGAAAAGAGTTTAAAAAAATATCAGCAGGTATTTTTTGATTTCCTTTCTGACACAGAAAATTCCAAAGAAAAAAGTTTTTTCAGTTTTGATATAAAAACAATTTCTTTTTTGGGGTTTGAAGGAGGAGTGGACAGGCTAAAATCGTGTCTTCATCAGATAAAAAAGTTCAGTGAAAATAACTGCAAAGTCTATTTTGTATGCTCGAATGAGGGTTACGGCAAAAGACTTCAAAAGATATTCAGGGAGTATGATGCTGAGGTTGTCTTTAATCCTGAAAACAGAATCAAGGTAGATTTTTCCGAGATTGCTGATTTTTCTGTCCCTGAAATACTGACAGGAAAAATTTCAGGAGGGTTTGAATTTGAATCAGCAGGACTGGTAATAATTTCCGAGGAAGAGATATTCGGGAAAAAGATTACCAGAAGATTCAGAAGGTCATTTGACAGCAGCATCTTTATATCAGACTTCGGTGATATTTCCTCTGGCGATTTACTCGTTCACATAGATTACGGAGTAGGAAAATTCCAGGGAATAAAGAAATTCAGGATAGATGGTATTGAAAAAGATTTTTTGGCAATAGAATACCTTAACAGTGAATTTCTTTATGTTCCGGTTGAAAACCTTAACCTTGTCCAGAAATACATTGGGGTGCAAGGGTTTGTTCCCAAGTTAGACCATCTCGCGGGAAAAGGATGGGAGAGGATAAAGGAAAAGGCTAAGGAATCAATACGCAGGATGGCAAAGAAACTGCTCGGGATTTACGCAAAAAGAAAAGTTGCAGACGGATATGCCTTTTCAAAGGATGATAACTGGATGAGCGAGTTTGAGAGTACTTTTGAATACGAGGAAACACCTCATCAGTTAAGAGCTATAGAGGATGTAAAAAAGGATATGGAGTCTTCAAAGCCAATGGACAGATTGATCTGCGGAGATGTCGGATACGGAAAGACCGAGGTGGCTTTAAGGGCGTCTTTCAAAGCTGCAAACGAGAGCAAGCAGGTGGCTGTTCTGGTTCCAACAACCATACTTGCGCAACAGCATTACCAGACTTTTGCAAACCGCTTTTCTCCTTTTCCAATAAGGGTTGAAGTGTTGTCCAGATTTTGTTCAGCCAGGAAAGAAAAAGAAATAATCGAGGATTTAAAAAACGGTAAAGTTGACATAGTCATAGGGACACACAGGCTTCTTTCAGATGACATAGAGTTCAAGGATATCGGGCTGGTTATAATTGATGAAGAACAGAGATTTGGCGTAAAACATAAAGAGAAATTAAAAAAGTTTCGCAATGAGGTTGATGTCCTTACGCTTACTGCAACTCCAATTCCAAGAACCCTGCAGCTTTCGTTGATGGGTATCAGGGACATGAGTATAATTGATACCCCGCCTGAAGACCGTCAGCCAATAAAAACAATTGTCACAAGCTTTAACAAAGAACTTATTGTTCAGGCGATAAAAAGAGAAATGGAAAGGGGAGGGCAGATTTACTTTGTCCATAATAGGGTTTACAGCATACACGGAATTGAAAGGCTATTAAAAAACCTGGTGACTGAAGCCAGGATAGGAGTTGCACACGGGCAGATGAAAAAATCTTTTCTTGAAGATGTGATGATTAGATTCATAAAAAAGGAATATGATATATTGCTTTGCACATCAATTATAGAGTCAGGGCTTGATATTCCAGCAGTTAACACAATTATAATCAACAGGGCAGACAGGTTTGGACTTTCAGACCTTTATCAGCTGAGGGGAAGGGTTGGAAGAGATGGACATGTTGCCTATGCATATCTTCTGATTCCTCCCAAGGCTGTTCTCACAGATGACTCAAAGAAGAGGCTAAGAGTAATTGAAGAGCTTTCAGGGTTAGGCTCCGGTTTTAAAATTGCAGCCCATGACCTTGAAATAAGAGGCGCAGGAAATATTCTCGGTGAGGAACAGTCAGGGCAGATCCTGGCAATAGGCTTTGACCTTTACTGCAAAATGATTGAAGAAACGATAAATGAGATGCAAGATCTTTCTACTGAAGATAAAAGGACACGCTGCGTAATCAATTCCAAGATAGAGGCATATATTCCTGAAAATTTCGTAGAGGATTCAAGACAGAGAATTACTATTTACAAAAAACTGTCAGAAATAGGGCATATTGTTAACCTTGAAGAATTTAAAGAAGAGATCCGTGACAGGTTTGGGGATCTGCCTGAAGCATTGAACGCACTGTTTAAAATAAGTTCATTGAGGATTTTAGGCAATGAGGCAATGGTTTCAAAAATAGATGTTTCATCAAAAGAGATCAGAATAACCTTTTCTATCAGTTTCAAGATGTCGCCAGATATTCTCATTAAAATTATCTCAGAAAGAGAAAATCATATAAAATTTCTTTCAGAAAACTCTCTTGTTATCAGAAATCTAAAAGATATTAATCAGCTAATTGATTTTACTATAAAATTTATGGAGGAGATAATCAAGAGAAGAAAACCCGAAGTTTAG